A genomic window from Sulfurimonas paralvinellae includes:
- a CDS encoding ATP-binding protein: MEILLEEYYKTDLQLEKFHQRKVSIDGGSYQINGITQSGKTKLIKNYLLSLKKGTYLYINCNDIRIDVEAFNRLLPSFCNQNKIDVLALDNYRTEFDFPNVTQLLVASQQHYELPLLKTIQLYPLDYEEFLAYEHKFDSSALNHFVQLGGFPVMHKVSTDERIIFLQNIMRSSLDDVEFDIMTLCAKFTAQKLSAFTLYERLKLTRKISKDKLYRSFEALQEKKYIHLLEKFAHARATKKVYLCDTSLKSALSTEKNFGRLFENMVYLELLKSKTVCYYEDGIDFYLPDNDEIILCKPFADERRLFKKLESLEAFIFSYGITKITVITMNKEGTISHPFAKVAIIPFDIWALGD; this comes from the coding sequence GTGGAAATTTTACTAGAGGAATACTATAAAACCGACCTGCAGCTTGAAAAATTTCATCAGCGGAAGGTCTCTATTGATGGAGGTTCTTATCAGATAAATGGTATCACGCAAAGCGGGAAGACAAAACTTATAAAGAACTATCTGCTTTCACTTAAAAAGGGAACTTATCTCTACATTAACTGCAATGATATCCGCATCGATGTCGAAGCCTTCAATAGGCTGCTGCCCTCTTTTTGTAATCAGAACAAGATAGATGTATTGGCACTCGACAACTATCGAACTGAGTTTGACTTTCCCAATGTTACGCAGCTTCTCGTCGCATCTCAGCAGCACTATGAACTTCCTCTTTTAAAAACCATACAGCTCTATCCACTAGATTATGAAGAGTTTCTTGCCTATGAGCATAAGTTCGATTCATCGGCACTCAATCACTTTGTGCAGTTGGGAGGGTTTCCTGTTATGCACAAAGTCAGCACGGACGAACGCATCATCTTTCTTCAAAACATCATGCGCTCATCTCTCGATGATGTGGAGTTTGACATCATGACACTCTGTGCAAAATTCACGGCACAAAAGCTCTCAGCCTTTACTCTATATGAAAGACTCAAGCTGACACGAAAGATATCCAAAGACAAACTCTACAGATCTTTTGAAGCACTGCAAGAGAAAAAATACATCCATCTGCTTGAAAAGTTCGCTCACGCAAGAGCAACGAAGAAGGTCTATCTCTGTGACACCTCACTCAAGTCCGCTCTAAGCACTGAGAAAAATTTCGGTCGTCTTTTTGAAAACATGGTCTACCTTGAACTTCTCAAATCAAAAACAGTATGTTATTACGAGGACGGCATAGATTTTTATCTGCCGGATAATGATGAGATTATCCTATGTAAACCCTTTGCCGATGAACGCCGTCTCTTTAAAAAATTGGAGAGTCTTGAAGCCTTTATATTCAGTTACGGCATCACAAAGATAACCGTTATCACGATGAACAAAGAGGGAACGATTTCACACCCTTTTGCTAAGGTTGCTATAATACCTTTTGACATTTGGGCGTTAGGAGATTAG
- the rpsJ gene encoding 30S ribosomal protein S10, whose amino-acid sequence MEKIRLKLKAYDHRVLDRSVASIVEAVKRTGAVIRGPIPLPTKIRKYTVLKSVHVNKKSREQFEIRMHARMIDIVSATPETVDSLMKLDLAPEVDVEVRSMDK is encoded by the coding sequence ATGGAAAAAATTCGTTTAAAATTGAAAGCTTACGATCACCGTGTTTTGGATAGATCGGTAGCATCAATCGTAGAGGCTGTTAAGCGTACTGGCGCGGTAATCCGTGGTCCAATACCTTTACCAACAAAAATTCGTAAATATACTGTTTTAAAATCAGTTCACGTTAATAAAAAATCTCGTGAGCAATTCGAAATCAGAATGCACGCTAGAATGATCGACATCGTATCTGCTACGCCAGAGACAGTTGATTCATTAATGAAACTTGATCTTGCACCGGAAGTGGACGTTGAAGTTCGCTCTATGGACAAATAG
- the rplC gene encoding 50S ribosomal protein L3: protein MEYIVEKIGMSRTITVPAKPVTLLRVLDAKVCEVNDGKAIVAYNSGKKMNKAIEGQQKKYNLPAEFNRFVTLEVANEEAGDLDLAPLAEASILKSTFNTKGRGFSGGMKRWNFGGGPASHGHRFGRRTGSIGNAEWPGRVMKGKKMPGQYGNTQNSVKNEIVSYDAENKIIAVLGSVSGANGSLGRVKVAK, encoded by the coding sequence ATGGAATATATCGTTGAAAAAATCGGCATGAGCCGTACTATCACAGTTCCTGCAAAACCAGTTACTCTTTTAAGAGTTCTTGATGCAAAGGTGTGTGAAGTTAATGATGGTAAAGCTATTGTTGCGTACAACAGTGGTAAAAAAATGAATAAAGCAATTGAAGGTCAACAGAAGAAATACAACCTTCCAGCAGAATTTAACCGTTTTGTTACATTAGAAGTAGCAAACGAAGAGGCCGGTGATTTAGATTTAGCTCCACTTGCAGAAGCAAGTATCCTTAAATCTACTTTCAACACAAAAGGTCGCGGTTTTTCTGGTGGTATGAAGCGTTGGAATTTCGGTGGTGGTCCTGCATCTCACGGTCACAGATTTGGTCGTAGAACAGGTTCTATCGGTAATGCTGAATGGCCAGGTCGTGTTATGAAGGGTAAGAAAATGCCTGGACAATATGGAAATACACAAAATAGTGTAAAAAATGAGATCGTTTCTTACGATGCTGAAAACAAAATCATTGCGGTTTTAGGTTCAGTTTCAGGTGCAAACGGTTCTTTAGGTCGTGTAAAGGTAGCTAAATAA
- the rplD gene encoding 50S ribosomal protein L4 — translation MSAIVLNEKMEKASELALPESFSGINPHNLYLYVKSAQAAQRANTAVTKGRSDVRGGGKKPWAQKGGGRARAGSRRSPIFVGGGKAFGSQNNRNYDLKVNKKQKRLALEFALNEHAQNGTLFIVDSIAVESGKTKDAAAMFKALGQRDTLFVKELLDEKTYLAFENLQATYVIESNELNAYLAANYRSIVIEKAVWENLVSEAK, via the coding sequence ATGAGCGCAATCGTTTTAAATGAAAAAATGGAAAAAGCTTCTGAGTTAGCGTTACCAGAGTCTTTCTCTGGAATCAACCCTCATAACCTTTACCTTTATGTAAAATCTGCTCAAGCTGCACAACGTGCAAACACAGCAGTTACTAAAGGTAGAAGTGATGTACGTGGTGGTGGTAAAAAACCATGGGCTCAAAAAGGCGGCGGTCGTGCTCGTGCTGGTTCACGTCGTTCTCCAATCTTCGTAGGCGGTGGTAAAGCTTTTGGTTCACAAAACAACCGTAACTACGATTTAAAAGTAAATAAAAAGCAAAAAAGACTTGCTTTAGAGTTTGCTTTAAATGAGCATGCACAAAATGGTACTCTTTTTATCGTTGACAGCATCGCAGTTGAGTCTGGTAAAACAAAAGACGCTGCAGCAATGTTCAAAGCTTTAGGACAAAGAGACACTCTTTTTGTAAAAGAATTATTAGACGAAAAAACATACTTGGCATTTGAAAATCTTCAAGCTACTTATGTTATCGAGTCTAATGAGTTAAACGCATACTTAGCTGCTAACTATCGCTCTATCGTGATAGAAAAAGCTGTATGGGAAAATCTTGTAAGTGAGGCTAAGTAA
- a CDS encoding 50S ribosomal protein L23, whose product MADITDIKSILYTEKTLGLQEDGVIVVQTSPRMTKTGLKEVFREYFGIIPSKINSLNQSGKVKRFRGVQGKQNDFKKFYVTLPEGAQIESLAV is encoded by the coding sequence ATGGCAGATATTACAGATATTAAATCTATACTATATACAGAAAAGACTCTTGGTCTTCAAGAAGATGGTGTAATTGTTGTTCAAACATCACCACGTATGACTAAAACTGGTCTTAAAGAGGTTTTTAGAGAGTATTTCGGAATTATTCCTTCAAAGATCAACTCTCTAAATCAAAGCGGAAAAGTAAAACGTTTCCGTGGTGTACAGGGTAAACAAAATGACTTCAAAAAGTTCTATGTAACTTTACCTGAAGGTGCACAAATAGAAAGTTTGGCGGTATAA
- the rplB gene encoding 50S ribosomal protein L2, giving the protein MAIKTYRPITPSRRFYTNVDSSDITAKASVRSLLVKLPTHAGRNNNGRITSRHKQAGAKKLYRIIDFKRNKFGVPGTVSTIEYDPYRNCRIALVTYADGEKRYILQPKGLEVGDTVEAAESGLDVKPGNAMKLKNIPVGTLVHNIELKVGKGGQMVRSAGTSAQIMGRDGKYVSLRMPSSEMRLVLGECLATIGSVGNEEFANIVIAKAGRQRHLGIRPQTRGSAMNPIDHPHGGGEGKTNSGRHPVTPWGKPTKGAKTRRKKASDKLIITRRKPNAKRVG; this is encoded by the coding sequence ATGGCAATTAAAACTTATAGACCGATAACTCCGTCTCGTCGTTTTTATACGAATGTTGACAGTTCAGATATCACTGCTAAAGCAAGCGTTCGTTCATTACTTGTTAAACTTCCAACACATGCTGGTCGTAACAACAATGGACGTATTACATCTCGTCATAAGCAAGCGGGTGCTAAAAAACTTTACCGTATCATCGATTTCAAAAGAAATAAATTCGGTGTTCCTGGTACAGTTTCTACTATTGAGTACGATCCGTACCGTAACTGTAGAATTGCACTTGTTACATATGCTGACGGTGAAAAAAGATACATCCTTCAACCAAAAGGTTTAGAGGTTGGTGATACAGTTGAAGCTGCTGAATCTGGTTTAGATGTTAAACCTGGTAATGCAATGAAACTTAAAAACATTCCTGTTGGTACACTTGTTCATAATATCGAGCTTAAAGTTGGAAAAGGTGGACAAATGGTACGTTCAGCTGGAACATCTGCTCAAATTATGGGTCGTGACGGTAAATATGTTTCTTTACGTATGCCTTCATCAGAAATGCGTTTAGTTCTTGGTGAGTGTTTAGCAACTATAGGTAGTGTTGGTAATGAAGAGTTTGCAAACATCGTGATTGCAAAAGCTGGTCGTCAACGTCACTTAGGTATTCGTCCTCAAACTCGTGGTTCTGCGATGAACCCTATTGATCACCCGCATGGTGGTGGTGAAGGTAAAACGAATTCAGGTCGTCACCCAGTTACTCCTTGGGGTAAACCAACTAAGGGTGCTAAAACTCGTCGTAAAAAAGCAAGTGATAAACTTATTATCACTCGTCGTAAACCAAATGCAAAAAGGGTAGGCTAA
- the rpsS gene encoding 30S ribosomal protein S19, translated as MARSVKKGPFVDEHLIKKVEAAKASGDKKPIKTWSRRSMVLPEMVGLTLNVHNGRQFVPVYVTENHIGYKLGEFAPTRTFKGHKGSVQKKG; from the coding sequence ATGGCTCGTTCAGTTAAAAAAGGTCCATTCGTAGATGAGCATTTAATCAAAAAAGTCGAAGCAGCAAAAGCTAGCGGAGACAAAAAACCTATTAAAACATGGTCAAGAAGATCTATGGTTCTTCCTGAGATGGTAGGTTTGACATTAAATGTTCATAATGGTCGCCAATTCGTTCCTGTATATGTTACAGAGAACCATATTGGTTATAAACTTGGTGAATTTGCACCAACTCGTACATTCAAGGGCCACAAGGGCTCTGTTCAGAAGAAGGGGTAA
- the rplV gene encoding 50S ribosomal protein L22 yields the protein MARALLKFIRVSPIKSRLIAREVQGMNAEEAMAALEFTPNKAAKIISKVIASAVANSGSEAEDCVITSCRVDNGPVLKRFRPRARGMASGIRKPTAHILVEVEGK from the coding sequence ATGGCTAGAGCATTATTAAAATTTATCCGTGTATCACCTATCAAATCTCGCCTTATTGCACGTGAAGTGCAGGGTATGAATGCTGAAGAAGCTATGGCAGCTTTAGAGTTCACACCAAACAAGGCAGCTAAAATTATCTCTAAAGTAATTGCATCTGCAGTTGCTAACAGCGGTAGTGAAGCTGAAGATTGTGTAATTACATCATGTCGTGTTGACAATGGTCCAGTACTTAAACGTTTCCGTCCACGTGCTCGTGGTATGGCTTCAGGTATTAGAAAACCAACAGCACATATCTTAGTAGAAGTAGAGGGTAAATAG
- the rpsC gene encoding 30S ribosomal protein S3, whose protein sequence is MGQKVNPIGLRLGINRNWESRWFPNFKSAPAALGEDHKIRTFLKKELYYAGVSNIIIERTVKRLRVTIVAARPGIIIGKKGADIEKLKAAVQKLVGKPISINIKEEKKAQVSAQLVAENVATQLERRVAFRRAMKKVMQGAQRSGAKGIKVSVSGRLGGAEMARTEWYLEGRVPLHTLRAKIDYGFAEAHTTYGIIGVKVWIFKGEVLTKGIPAEAKEEKKERRGRKPRRENSEKAE, encoded by the coding sequence ATGGGTCAAAAAGTTAATCCTATTGGTTTACGTCTTGGAATCAACCGTAACTGGGAATCTCGTTGGTTTCCTAACTTTAAATCAGCTCCGGCTGCTTTAGGTGAAGATCACAAGATTAGAACATTTTTAAAGAAAGAGCTTTACTATGCTGGTGTTTCTAACATCATCATTGAAAGAACAGTAAAACGTCTTCGTGTAACTATCGTTGCTGCACGTCCTGGTATCATTATCGGGAAAAAAGGTGCTGATATCGAGAAATTGAAAGCTGCTGTTCAAAAACTTGTTGGTAAACCAATTTCTATCAACATTAAAGAAGAGAAAAAAGCACAGGTTTCAGCACAACTCGTTGCTGAAAACGTTGCTACTCAGTTAGAGCGTCGTGTTGCATTCCGTAGAGCTATGAAAAAAGTTATGCAAGGTGCACAGCGTTCTGGTGCTAAAGGTATCAAAGTTTCTGTTTCTGGTCGTCTTGGTGGAGCTGAAATGGCTCGTACTGAATGGTACTTAGAGGGACGTGTTCCTCTTCATACTCTTCGTGCTAAGATCGATTACGGTTTCGCTGAAGCGCATACTACATACGGTATTATCGGTGTAAAAGTATGGATCTTCAAAGGGGAAGTTCTTACTAAAGGAATTCCTGCAGAAGCTAAAGAAGAGAAAAAAGAGCGTCGCGGAAGAAAACCACGTCGTGAAAATAGTGAAAAGGCTGAATAA
- the rplP gene encoding 50S ribosomal protein L16 gives MLMPKRTKYRKVMKGRNRGYARSGYKLAFGDIGFKAVEAGRINSRQIEAARISATRHIKRNGKIWIRVFPAKPLTAKPLETRMGKGKGAVDQWVMNIKPGRIIFEMAGVPHDIAREALLLAMHKLPFKTKIITAEMSNEIF, from the coding sequence ATGTTAATGCCAAAAAGAACAAAATATCGTAAAGTGATGAAGGGTCGTAACCGTGGTTACGCTCGTTCTGGTTACAAATTAGCGTTTGGTGACATCGGTTTTAAAGCTGTAGAAGCCGGTCGTATCAACTCTCGTCAGATTGAAGCGGCTCGTATCTCTGCTACACGTCACATTAAAAGAAATGGTAAGATTTGGATTCGTGTTTTTCCTGCTAAACCATTAACTGCTAAACCGCTTGAAACTCGTATGGGTAAAGGTAAAGGTGCAGTTGATCAGTGGGTAATGAACATCAAACCAGGTCGTATTATATTTGAAATGGCCGGTGTTCCACATGATATAGCTCGTGAAGCTTTATTACTTGCAATGCATAAATTGCCATTCAAAACTAAAATTATTACTGCGGAGATGAGCAATGAAATATTCTGA
- the rpmC gene encoding 50S ribosomal protein L29 codes for MKYSDLAGKSAAELQAMLKEKKTELFTLKIKQKMMQLQNTSELKVAKKDIARINTALAAVEK; via the coding sequence ATGAAATATTCTGATTTAGCAGGTAAAAGTGCAGCAGAACTTCAAGCTATGCTTAAAGAGAAGAAGACTGAGCTGTTTACTTTAAAAATTAAACAAAAAATGATGCAATTACAAAATACTAGCGAACTTAAAGTCGCTAAAAAAGATATTGCACGAATCAATACTGCACTTGCTGCAGTAGAAAAGTAG
- the rpsQ gene encoding 30S ribosomal protein S17, producing MANQREIQGNVVKIAGDKTVTIVVERRVMHPRYHKVVKRFKKYLVHDERNECKVGDEIVAVECRPMSKTKSFRLKSVVKGA from the coding sequence ATGGCAAATCAACGTGAGATTCAAGGTAATGTTGTAAAAATTGCAGGTGACAAAACAGTAACTATTGTTGTTGAACGCCGTGTAATGCATCCTCGTTACCACAAAGTTGTTAAGCGTTTCAAAAAGTACTTGGTACATGATGAGCGCAATGAGTGTAAAGTTGGAGACGAGATTGTTGCAGTCGAGTGTCGTCCAATGTCTAAAACAAAATCTTTTAGACTTAAGTCAGTTGTAAAAGGAGCGTAG
- the rplN gene encoding 50S ribosomal protein L14: MIQGFTRLNVADNTGAKEIMCIKVLGGSKRRYASVGDVIVASVKKAIPTAKVKKGKVVKAVIVRTHKEVQRENGSLIRFDDNAAVILDDKREPIGTRIFGPIGREVRYAGFMKIVSLAPEVV; the protein is encoded by the coding sequence ATGATTCAAGGTTTTACTCGTTTAAATGTAGCTGATAATACAGGTGCTAAAGAGATTATGTGTATTAAGGTACTTGGCGGTTCTAAACGTCGTTATGCATCAGTAGGTGACGTTATCGTTGCTTCTGTTAAAAAAGCGATCCCGACTGCTAAAGTTAAAAAAGGTAAAGTTGTTAAAGCTGTTATCGTAAGAACGCATAAAGAAGTACAACGTGAAAACGGTTCACTTATTCGTTTCGATGACAACGCAGCTGTAATACTTGATGACAAGAGAGAACCAATCGGTACTCGTATCTTCGGACCAATCGGTCGTGAAGTACGTTACGCTGGATTCATGAAGATCGTTTCTCTTGCTCCGGAGGTTGTGTAA
- the rplX gene encoding 50S ribosomal protein L24, giving the protein MAKFNFKKGDMVEIIAGDDKGTKATVLAVMPKKNKVIVEGCKVAKKAVKPTEENTKGGHINKEMPIDVSNVRKVEA; this is encoded by the coding sequence ATGGCAAAATTTAATTTCAAAAAAGGCGATATGGTAGAAATTATCGCTGGTGATGACAAAGGTACAAAAGCAACTGTACTCGCTGTTATGCCAAAGAAAAACAAAGTAATCGTAGAGGGTTGTAAAGTAGCTAAAAAAGCTGTTAAACCAACTGAAGAGAACACTAAAGGTGGTCATATCAATAAAGAGATGCCTATCGATGTTTCAAATGTACGTAAAGTGGAGGCATAA
- the rplE gene encoding 50S ribosomal protein L5: MARLKDKYLALKPEIQKDLDIKNVMEIPAVEKVIISVGAGFAMKDNKLIQNIEDTITTIAGQKASTVIAKKSVAGFKVREGMPVGVRVTLRGENMYNFLDRLVSIALPRVKDFRGVPRNGFDGRGNYNFGLQEQLIFPEISYDSIMQIHGMNITVVTTADSDKAGMVLLEKLGMPFTKGSN; the protein is encoded by the coding sequence ATGGCTCGTTTAAAAGATAAATATTTAGCGTTAAAACCAGAGATCCAAAAAGATCTTGATATCAAAAATGTAATGGAAATTCCTGCAGTTGAGAAGGTTATTATCTCTGTTGGTGCTGGTTTTGCTATGAAAGATAACAAACTTATCCAAAATATCGAAGACACTATTACAACTATCGCTGGTCAAAAAGCTTCAACAGTTATCGCTAAGAAATCTGTTGCAGGTTTTAAAGTACGTGAAGGTATGCCGGTTGGTGTTCGTGTAACACTTCGTGGTGAAAATATGTATAACTTCTTGGATCGTCTCGTATCTATTGCACTTCCACGTGTGAAAGATTTCCGTGGTGTTCCAAGAAACGGTTTTGACGGTCGTGGTAACTATAACTTCGGTCTTCAGGAACAACTTATTTTCCCAGAGATTAGCTATGATTCAATCATGCAAATCCATGGTATGAACATCACTGTAGTTACTACAGCTGATTCTGACAAGGCAGGAATGGTTCTTTTAGAGAAACTTGGTATGCCTTTTACTAAAGGGAGCAACTAA
- a CDS encoding type Z 30S ribosomal protein S14 has translation MAKKSMIAKAKRTPKFKVRAYTRCQICGRPHSVLRDFGICRICFRKMANEGMIPGVRKSSW, from the coding sequence ATGGCTAAGAAGTCTATGATCGCAAAAGCGAAAAGAACACCAAAGTTCAAAGTACGTGCATATACACGTTGTCAGATCTGTGGTCGCCCACACTCTGTTCTTCGTGATTTTGGTATCTGCCGTATCTGTTTTAGAAAAATGGCAAACGAGGGAATGATCCCAGGCGTTAGAAAGTCTTCTTGGTAG
- the rpsH gene encoding 30S ribosomal protein S8: MAINDLVSDALTRIRNAGMRRLATTTLVHSKSVEAVVSILVDKGYLDSFNVIEDGVKKTIKVVLKYDDNEKCVINEMKRVSKPGRRVYKGRDDIKRFKNGYGTIIVSTSHGVLPNDKAYELGIGGEVMCTVW, translated from the coding sequence ATGGCAATAAATGATTTAGTATCAGATGCGTTAACACGTATTCGTAATGCTGGAATGAGAAGATTGGCTACAACAACTTTAGTTCACTCTAAAAGTGTTGAAGCTGTAGTTAGCATCTTGGTTGACAAAGGTTATCTTGATAGCTTCAACGTCATCGAAGATGGTGTTAAAAAGACAATTAAAGTTGTACTAAAATATGATGACAACGAAAAATGTGTAATCAATGAAATGAAAAGAGTTTCTAAACCGGGTCGTCGTGTCTACAAAGGTAGAGATGACATCAAACGTTTCAAAAACGGTTACGGTACAATTATCGTTAGTACATCTCATGGCGTTCTACCAAATGACAAAGCTTACGAGCTTGGTATTGGTGGTGAAGTTATGTGTACGGTTTGGTAG
- the rplF gene encoding 50S ribosomal protein L6, giving the protein MSRIGKNPVEFASDITVAANGNVITFTKGKTSVDLDTKGYVTFEIEGNTLTFKNLSDSREDRAFWGTFRALAQNIVTGLTTGYQKQLEINGVGYRAAVKGKTLNLQLGFSHDIDYPLPEGLEASVEKNVITLKSHDKQMLGQVAAEIRSFRPPEPYKGKGVKYIDEHIVRKAGKTAKK; this is encoded by the coding sequence ATGTCAAGAATTGGAAAAAATCCTGTAGAATTTGCTAGTGACATCACAGTTGCTGCAAATGGAAATGTTATCACTTTTACTAAAGGTAAAACAAGTGTCGATCTCGATACAAAAGGGTATGTGACTTTCGAAATCGAAGGAAACACATTAACTTTCAAAAACCTGTCTGACTCACGTGAAGATAGAGCTTTCTGGGGTACTTTTAGAGCATTGGCTCAAAATATCGTTACTGGTTTAACTACTGGTTACCAAAAGCAATTAGAGATCAATGGTGTTGGTTACAGAGCTGCTGTTAAAGGTAAAACTCTTAATCTTCAACTTGGTTTCTCACATGATATAGACTATCCTTTACCAGAAGGTCTTGAAGCGTCTGTTGAGAAGAACGTTATTACTCTTAAAAGCCATGACAAACAAATGTTAGGTCAAGTTGCTGCTGAGATCCGTTCTTTCCGTCCACCAGAGCCGTACAAAGGTAAAGGTGTTAAATACATTGATGAGCATATCGTGCGTAAAGCCGGTAAAACTGCTAAGAAATAA
- the rplR gene encoding 50S ribosomal protein L18 translates to MNAKVLKSKIANRLKRKRRIRAKISGSAELPRVSVFKSNRYLSVQAIDDATATTLCALHSKATGHKANKEGAAALGEAFAAKLKEANITEIVFDRNGYQYHGVIAAFGDALRANEIKF, encoded by the coding sequence ATGAATGCTAAAGTATTAAAAAGCAAAATCGCTAACCGTTTAAAACGTAAGCGTCGTATTCGTGCAAAAATATCTGGTAGTGCTGAACTTCCTCGTGTTTCTGTATTTAAATCAAATCGTTACCTAAGTGTACAGGCTATTGATGATGCAACTGCAACAACTCTATGCGCACTACACTCTAAGGCTACTGGTCACAAAGCAAACAAAGAAGGTGCTGCTGCACTTGGTGAAGCATTCGCTGCTAAACTAAAAGAAGCTAACATCACTGAGATTGTATTTGACCGTAATGGTTACCAATACCACGGCGTTATCGCTGCATTTGGTGACGCACTTCGTGCAAACGAAATTAAGTTCTAG
- the rpsE gene encoding 30S ribosomal protein S5, with protein MTEINRDEFEESIVNIGRVTKVVKGGRRFRFTALVVVGNKNGTVGYGVGKAKEVPDAIRKAVDDAFKNLTTVKIKGTTIAHDIEHKFNASTILLKPASEGTGLIAGGAARPVLELAGFQDLLTKSIGSNNPNTLVRATVEALSRIKG; from the coding sequence ATGACAGAAATCAATAGAGATGAATTTGAAGAATCAATCGTAAACATTGGTCGTGTTACTAAAGTTGTAAAGGGTGGTAGACGTTTTCGTTTTACTGCGCTTGTAGTTGTTGGTAACAAAAACGGTACAGTCGGTTACGGTGTTGGTAAAGCGAAAGAAGTTCCTGACGCTATTCGTAAAGCAGTTGATGATGCATTTAAAAACTTAACTACTGTTAAGATTAAAGGTACGACAATTGCACATGACATTGAACATAAATTTAATGCTAGTACAATCCTTTTAAAACCGGCATCAGAAGGTACAGGACTTATCGCAGGTGGTGCGGCTCGTCCAGTACTTGAACTTGCAGGTTTCCAGGATTTACTAACTAAATCTATCGGTTCAAACAATCCAAACACACTAGTTCGTGCTACAGTTGAAGCACTTTCTCGTATCAAAGGATAG
- the rplO gene encoding 50S ribosomal protein L15 — protein MGIENLTPAEGSTHSRKRVGRGQGSGTGKTAARGQKGQKSRSGYKRKRNFEGGQQPLAKRLPKIGFHSKVEKPYVINVEKIKAVAELAEITVENIRGVHKIANSVTKIKLVGASAKDLASKIKDENVTTTGN, from the coding sequence ATGGGTATTGAAAATTTAACACCTGCAGAGGGTTCAACTCACTCTCGCAAGAGAGTTGGACGCGGACAAGGTTCTGGTACTGGTAAGACTGCAGCACGTGGTCAAAAAGGTCAAAAATCTCGTTCAGGTTACAAAAGAAAAAGAAACTTTGAGGGTGGTCAACAACCACTTGCAAAACGTTTACCGAAAATTGGTTTTCACTCTAAAGTTGAAAAACCATATGTAATCAACGTTGAAAAAATTAAAGCTGTTGCTGAGTTAGCTGAGATCACTGTGGAAAATATCCGCGGCGTTCATAAAATTGCAAACTCTGTAACAAAAATAAAACTAGTAGGTGCATCTGCAAAAGATCTTGCATCGAAAATTAAAGACGAAAACGTTACAACAACAGGTAACTAG